CGCGCAGGGATCTGTGGGGCTCATCGCCAATGCGGTGCTCCACATTTCACATGCAATAAGTGTGAGTGGTAAACTTGcagtggtggtggtgatggATATATGGTACGATGATAGTCATCATCGTCTACCTCTAGTTCCACCATCTTTAATTTTGTATATATGTAAGAAGAGCAAGGTTATCTAGATTCAGAAAGATTATTAGTTCTGGAGTCACAATTTGGAACTAACAGCAGTAAATCTCTTGTTGGAGCTACTACAGGTAGTCATCATCTCGCCTGTTAATTGTTGGAGACACAGTAAAAAAGAAACAGCAGCTGGTAGTTTGGTACAACACACGCACTACTACACCAGTACACCCTCACCTTGCAACAAGAGGAAACTAGAAAGGGAAGAAGAAATAAAGGTGAAATAATAGCAGACACATTATTCCCCACTGAAATGGGAAGGCAGAAAGGCTTGGATGGATGGATGCAGACGCACTGCAGTTCAGTACAGGTAGAGAACCCAAGCAGGGGGATGCTGGATGCATGGCTTTGCTATGGCTGTAGCCATGCAACTTTGAAATGAGATAGCTAGCTATACCTTGCTAGACCGGCATGCTGCAGCTAGCTGCTACTGAGTACtggtggatggatggatggatggaatcCTGCTTGCACCCTCAgccttctctctctttcttgtttctCTCTCACTTCATGCCTTTTTTGCTCTCTCGCTCTCACTCTCACTTTCTCCTATTCCTTTTACCTACACGGCTACACACCAAGGACACCTTTGCCAGAGGAACGTACTCCCGTGCTCGCTCGCTTTGCGTCCACGTACGGCCTACATGAAGTCCACCTCGAACAGATTGTGCATGTTGCCGCCGCCgttgttggtggtggtggtgttctGGTCGGAGACCTCGCCGTTGGCCGACGGCAGAGCGCTGGAGCACACCGACGAGCACGACAGGATGttgttgccgccgccgccgccgccattgttGTGGTTGTGAACCTGCAGGGAAGTGATGAAGTGCTGctcctggtggtggtggtggtggtggtggtggccgcccGCGGCCGCCTGGACCTGGAGCATGGTGCTGAGCTGCTGGTGCTGGTGGTCCTTGTCCGGCGACGCGCCCAGGGTCAGCGTCGGCCTCGCCAGCTGCTTGTTGCCCTGGTCCAGGCAGCTGATCACGCTGCCCGTGTTCGATGACATGGTCGACTTGGCCGTGCTCAGGTCTGCTCGACCACGAGTGAAAAAGATATCAGGAAATTAAGTTGCCAGATCAGGATCAGTAGTCAGATCATCAAGTGCTGGTCGAGTTAATGGACTATATCGAGGAGGATTAAACATGCGCTTACTCTTGCTGTCAGTGGTGTAGGAGCCCGTCATGGAGCCGCCGCTGGGCTTCTTGGCGGGCGGCGACGCGGCGTCCTTGGACGACGCGGTGGAGGCGGCCGgcttccggcggcggcggttgtgCTCGGCCAGCCGCTTCCGGCAGCTCCTCTTGGCCTCGTCGAACTCCGTCAGCACGTGAAACCTAGCCACGGTTGTACAATTCAGCACACAAATTCAGCATGTATAAACATGTTCGTTCATCACCTACACATTGTACAAGTGTACACACGGAGAACTTGTGTTGTTGCTAGTTGCTACGCCCTTCAGAGGATGAAGACACAAAACTCTTGTCGCAGTCGTATCATGCACATCGGACTCTGAATTTTGGTCCACTAGCCGCATTGGTCAATGCAGCGGGACGATAAAGAGTAAAGCAGGAGCAGAGATACGCCCAGGCCTGGCCCGGGATCCTGCGTTGCAGCCACTGCCAGTAGCCTGCTAAAGCAAGCAGCTCGCAGCAGCCTTTTCCCTTGAGATTCTTTCACGATTTTGTCCCCCAGCGATCCCGAGATCAGAGCAAACTGGAGCAACGGCATGCAGACCCAACCGAACTGATCCTACTAGCTACCAGCAGACGCAAGAACACGACAACCCAAGCTGATCCATCGAGCTCCCTACTTGCATCGCATCGTACTTGTGTGATTTTTTTTCCAGTTGATTTCATGCTTTGATCCTGGCAGCACCACTGCACAAGTCTCTACAACAGTCAGCAACAGGCCTCGTCGTGTCGTGTCTGAGAGAGAGAGACGACGCGAGAGGCCGCTGTGGCCGTGCAAGCGTGGAGTGGCTTTTGGGCATGCATGGCTTGCAGGAAGCTGCAGCCTTCCATCCATGGCCGCAAGAGACAAGGAACACGAACCGAAAGCATATCGATCTCCATGACAGCTCCGAGCTCTGAAAGCAGGCCGGGCAGGGAAAGGGAAGACCAGACCACCAGACCAGGGTGGAGTGGAGACTGGAGTGAGTCGACGaccagcaggcagcagccgAACCGAGCCTTTGAGTGAAAAGGCAAACCAAACTACCGATGGCGCCGTACGCCCTAGCCTTTGTAGCCTGCGAGCTAGTCGGAGGGTAGCTTGTGTAGTTGTAGCTATGCCATGGCCGTGTCAATGCAAGAACAGGCACTGTGCTGTGTCCTAGGCTGGGAGCTAGAGTGTGAGGAGGTCTAAGGAGGGATCGTCGAGGACGACGTGGCGTTGCGTAGGGTAAGGTACCTGCTGCATTGCTGGCAGAAGCGCTGCTGCTtgccgccggcggcgacgacggaGGCCTTGGCGTGGTACTCGCAGACCttgtggcggcggtggtagtGCTTGGCGCCAGAGAGGTCGGCCTTGCAGCCCTCGGCCTGGCAGCGCGGGGGCTGGTGGTGCGCGCCGCCGAAGCCGAGCCCGAACACGCCGCCGAGGCGGGACCGCATCAGAAGCCGGTCCACGGCCAGCATGTCGCCCGGCGAGAAGTAGGTGCGACGGCCGAGGTTGAGCCCGATCCTCCCGCCAGCCGCCGAGGCGGCGCCGTCCGCGCCGACGCCCTCGCGCTTCACCATGCCGAGCGCCGGGTACACGTCGCCGGGCATCCCGGGCATCGGCATGGGCATCTGcagcggcatcggcagcggcggcggcgccatggGCGCGAGGCTGGACGGCAGCGTGAGCAGCTGGTGGTGGGGCGCCGCCTCCTGGAACTGCAGCACCGCGGCGAAGTCGAGGCCGTCGTAGAGGTGGTGCTgcatcccgccgccgccgcgctggccgccgcctcccaccaCGCCGTGCTCGAACCCGacgtagggcggcggcggcggaggcggctgctgctgctgctgcatcggCGCGAACGGGAAGTCGTCGCCCGGCGCGGACGTCGCCACGTTCAGCCTACCACcactcatcatctcctccggccggccgccgctgtaGTGCGTGGCGAGGAGTGGGAGGGAGGGAGCACGAGAATGGATGGATGGAGAGGAGAGGACGATTGAGCTGAGCTAGCTGCgtgggctgctgctgctgctggaggCAGTGGTTGAGTGAGTGAGTGGAGGGACGCTGCAGCGGCAGGGGTGGTTAAAAAGGCAGTGggggaaggagagagagagtgcGCGTGTGTGTCCATTGGTATTAAACGCTTGGCGTCTTGCTTGTCCGCTAGTGGCGCCATGGCCCCTGCCTCTGCCGCACTGGGACCCCTTGCTCTTTCGGCGCTACAAGTCACGCCATGGTTGTTTTGGAGAGAGAAACACAAGGGaacggaggagagagagagagagagagggaagaagaagaagcagcagcagcagctattTTCCTTTCATTTCTATGGAGCTTTGTGCAGCTCTGTATTGGACGTAGACATGGACATGGGCATGGGTGTAACAAACTTCAGCGAAAAGCGCAATGTGCGATCCATGAATGTCAAGTATATGATTCGACTTGGTCGCCAGGCTTGGGATGGCGTTATTTGTTTTCGAGGTTATGGGATTTATAGTATACTCATGTGACCTTACAATGTTTCCTAAAGTTGAGCATGTACAAAATAGGAAACCATCATCTCCCTTCTACTACCTCATTTCTTCTTGCATGAAAAAAGCATCGTTTTCTATGGCGAACCCTGCTTCGCCACGTGCTGCCTCATGAGTGGTCGCAAGATTCCGgtgtgtgtatgtgtatgttAGCCTTTTGCATGTAGTGCCCGGGCCGGTATCAGAAAGTTTGATGTGCTTACATGTATACAGAGGCAACATTAAAAGACTAGACCAGTGGCCTTTCTGTTTACTGTGCAGAGGAAAACAGTCCGATCCATGCAGGCGGGCCTAGGCACGCACGCTTTTCTATGTTGCTTAATTCCTTTCCTCAAAGGCAAGCCCCTTCCTCGGTTCATGAACCCAAAATGCTCACTAAACTTTCTTTttattttagtttttttttcttcgaGATAGCTCCAATATCACATATCCAAAACAGGGAACTGATGTCTTGCAAAACAAATTGCATTTTGTAGTACATGTGTATGTGACAAGTTACCGCACATATCTTTGGAAGTATGTTTTTAAGCATAGCACTATATTTAATTTGAGTCATTATGTGTAGATGAGATGATTTTATTTTTAGAGCTTATGAAACAAAACCGACCTTAGCATGAGAGCATATGAATATGTAATAAGTTGTCCATGTTAGTAGGGAAGAGTCTTTAGTACACTAGCATGCAGAAATGTGGCAGCAAAAGCACAATTGGACAGCCATAGCCTACATATAGTCATCTTCATTGTTCATAAGTTGGCAACAATATTAAATTTTCCATATAGGTAGTACAAATTTTAACACAGAGCCTTAACATCAAACATGCCCCATCGCCTCATGAATTGCAACAGATGACTCCAATTTCATCATGGCCAATAAATGATAGTTGATGAATCCGTAAAGCTAATTACCTACTATAGAGACTTTGATTGCCACATAACATCTCAGCATTGTATAATTTTTTAATGAAATTAGGTGGTGGCACTAAATTATATGTTAATCTTGACTTCTTGAGAAACTAAAAATGTAACAAGAAGGTTCCCAAGAAGTGGATGTGCAGTCCTCAAGGAGAACTAAACACTACTCTCtctccgtcccaaattattagtcgttttaacTTTTCTATATTCATAGTTTTTTGCTATACATCAACATATACATTATGTCTAGGTGTATATCAGAGCctatgaatctagaaaagccaaaacgactaataatttgggacggaggaaGTATCTATGTAATAGAAAAGCTAATTAAGCAACTTACCAAAAGAAAACTAGGTAATCTTTAAACAAGGTTTTCTTTTTAAAAATATAATGAATGGAGAAAACTAGGAACAACTAGTGGCCGGCTTTTACCAATTGCTAGGTACAAACTCTCAATCTTGATGGCTGCCAACATAATTGTGCTTGGACTTTACTCACTGAGAGGGGCCTACCTGATGAAGGAGCATTATGCATTAGCTCCTCTAGGATCTATAGAAACAAAATAAACTTCTGCACAAATGATCGAATAAGCTCTTGCTCCGttcaaagagagagagagagagagagagagagagagagagagagagagaataagATGATCTTGCTCCCAACGGAACATTACTACGCCGTAATGGCATAAAGCATGCAGTACATTTCTACACATTTCATGCAAGAATCCTAAATTGATATATGCTAACTGGCAAAACATGCTTGCTTGAAATTTTCAAAATGGGACCATTTCAATTGGTTTGCACATAAGTTCCACAAAACCAACGTTGCTACATCTTGGAGTTGATTCATCAATGACCAGCGTGTGGTGCTTTTGGTTGCTATAGTCCAATCCAAAGAAAGGAATTGGTCACCCCTAGCTACTAGcgtcctttccttctctttttcaTCCAGAAATCGCACTACTGATCGAGGACtgaccatgcatgcatgctggaTAAACATACTGCTATACTTTTCCCCTTTTTTATCGTATCATCATGTACAGTGCCGCCTGCACCATCTCGTGCGGGAGCAAGCGTAAACGGTAAAAAGAGAGCAAGCACAGTGCTAAAGTGACAGTGGTGCCCTCTCAGCTGCAAAGAACTCTTCAATAGCGCATTTCCCACACGGAGACACACATACTGGTAAATCCCGTACGTGTACTGCTCACCAGCAGCAGAAACAAAAATCTTTGGTGATGACGCAGTTACATGAATCCAACGTGtagtgctctctctctctctctctctctctctctttctctctctctctagctaCTGCTAGAAGCGAAGCAGGTGTAAATGCATGGCGCCAACTGCTCGAATGGCTAGGTCTCTCTCCCTCGATCTAGCTGGATGGATGGAGTCGACGACGGCGACGGATCGACCGAGACCGGCCGCGCCGTTGTTGTTTCTTCACGGCCGCCCGGCCGGACGGCGAGGCATTGATGGAGGTGGACGCTGCACTGGACGCGCAGAAGAATGATCACGACGACGGGCCGGGCCGTGGTGGCTCGCTCGTACCCGCGGCTGCATTCAACTGGCAATTCATGTCGCGATTGATGCGATCTTTCGTGCGCATGTgtgatcgatcgatcgagcGAGACCGATGCGTCCCGTTCCAGGtcagtgctgctgctgctgctacctgcTGGCTCTGGCGGAGCTTGCATGCTCTGCCTGCCGGTTGACTTTGCTTGCATGCATGtatggtctctctctctctctctctctctctctctctctctctctctgtcatTTCATCTTTATTGAGCACAGTTTGATCGATTCACACGAATATGTACAGTTTGTTATCTGGAGAAAATATGTGGTTTGGCTCAGTGCGGTGTCCAAAACTAAGCTTCAACAGTTAAATTGCAGCGTTCTAACTGCAACAGATGTTGATTATACAGAAGTATATATTCTCAAATATTGATTCAATTGCAACGTTTTCTTACCAGAAGACCAGCATATTTTTTCACTAATCATTTATTGGTCAAAAATCACAAAAATTGAACCTTGAAATGCGTTCACATCTCATAAAAATAATAAACAAAAGTACGAGTCAGCAGGATATATAGTCTACATATTTATATT
The genomic region above belongs to Panicum hallii strain FIL2 chromosome 4, PHallii_v3.1, whole genome shotgun sequence and contains:
- the LOC112890727 gene encoding squamosa promoter-binding-like protein 10 — translated: MMSGGRLNVATSAPGDDFPFAPMQQQQQPPPPPPPYVGFEHGVVGGGGQRGGGGMQHHLYDGLDFAAVLQFQEAAPHHQLLTLPSSLAPMAPPPLPMPLQMPMPMPGMPGDVYPALGMVKREGVGADGAASAAGGRIGLNLGRRTYFSPGDMLAVDRLLMRSRLGGVFGLGFGGAHHQPPRCQAEGCKADLSGAKHYHRRHKVCEYHAKASVVAAGGKQQRFCQQCSRFHVLTEFDEAKRSCRKRLAEHNRRRRKPAASTASSKDAASPPAKKPSGGSMTGSYTTDSKNLSTAKSTMSSNTGSVISCLDQGNKQLARPTLTLGASPDKDHQHQQLSTMLQVQAAAGGHHHHHHHHQEQHFITSLQVHNHNNGGGGGGNNILSCSSVCSSALPSANGEVSDQNTTTTNNGGGNMHNLFEVDFM